One window of the Amycolatopsis mediterranei genome contains the following:
- a CDS encoding DUF2207 family protein, whose protein sequence is MKWGTAAAIAVAAVLAAAGPAAAQGPSAGPVLPNLPSDQVKKPQLLSGQDVQPPEGATADVALKLLRDGTLSVTERVTVPGGRQLVSRVPLKVPASDDQDRVFAVRDVKTEGAATSELTGDQLVLTFAAGTGSATFTVDGAVADQNGGQQVRWQVASGFDTPLAKLTASLLAPSTQMSPVDCFAGPVGSGRRCTLAEVDHTGVVRLEQNDVRPGDRVDLLVGLPAGTTPANAEFAEIGLLANAFALTPLTGIAFAVLLAFLAAAALFVWRRRKQDAGALRTAGGPVEVLLRDGDRVFFASPDGVLPGQVGTVVDETVDVVDISATVVDLAVRNYLWLAEVPGPDWQLTRRNPPDEHLHDFERAVCETLLPPGTDTVLVSQLRARGRLDLRRISDAMYADVVSKRWFSRRPDTARGRLTWLGAGIFTLGLVTTAVLTFTAGYALLGVAVALAGLAVVAVAALLPSRTARGRALVGQVRGLLDYLHTARAEDIPPADRELVFSRSLPYAVVLGDTERWLGAFAALNPSADGSAGLYWYGGMEAEHDLRRFGTHFPSFLIALDGVLTAAAAR, encoded by the coding sequence ATGAAATGGGGGACCGCCGCCGCGATCGCCGTCGCGGCCGTGCTGGCCGCCGCCGGGCCCGCGGCCGCGCAGGGGCCGTCGGCCGGGCCCGTCCTGCCGAACCTGCCTTCCGACCAGGTCAAGAAACCGCAGCTGCTCAGCGGGCAGGACGTCCAGCCCCCCGAAGGGGCCACCGCCGACGTCGCCCTCAAACTCCTGCGCGACGGCACCCTCTCCGTCACCGAACGCGTCACCGTCCCCGGCGGCAGGCAGCTCGTCTCGCGCGTTCCCCTCAAGGTCCCCGCGAGCGACGACCAGGACCGCGTCTTCGCCGTCCGCGACGTCAAGACCGAAGGCGCCGCCACCAGCGAGCTCACCGGTGACCAGCTCGTCCTCACCTTCGCCGCCGGCACCGGCAGCGCCACGTTCACCGTCGACGGCGCCGTCGCCGACCAGAACGGCGGGCAGCAGGTCCGCTGGCAGGTCGCCAGCGGCTTCGACACCCCGCTGGCCAAGCTCACCGCCTCGCTGCTCGCCCCGAGCACGCAAATGTCCCCTGTGGACTGTTTCGCCGGACCGGTCGGCTCCGGCCGGCGCTGCACCCTCGCCGAGGTCGACCACACCGGGGTCGTCCGGCTCGAGCAGAACGACGTCCGCCCCGGCGACCGCGTCGACCTGCTCGTCGGCCTGCCCGCGGGCACCACCCCGGCGAACGCGGAGTTCGCCGAAATCGGCCTGCTCGCCAACGCCTTCGCGCTGACGCCCCTGACCGGGATCGCCTTCGCCGTCCTGCTCGCCTTCCTCGCCGCGGCCGCCCTGTTCGTGTGGCGGCGCCGCAAGCAGGACGCCGGCGCGCTGCGCACCGCCGGCGGCCCGGTCGAAGTCCTCCTGCGCGACGGCGACCGCGTCTTCTTCGCCAGTCCGGACGGTGTGCTGCCCGGCCAGGTCGGCACGGTCGTCGACGAGACCGTCGACGTCGTCGACATCAGCGCGACCGTGGTCGACCTGGCCGTCCGCAACTACCTGTGGCTGGCGGAAGTGCCCGGGCCCGACTGGCAGCTCACCCGCCGCAACCCGCCGGACGAACACCTCCACGACTTCGAGCGCGCGGTCTGCGAAACCCTGCTGCCGCCGGGCACCGACACCGTGCTGGTGTCGCAACTGCGCGCCCGCGGCCGGCTCGACCTGCGCCGGATCAGCGACGCGATGTACGCCGACGTCGTCAGCAAGCGCTGGTTCTCCCGCCGCCCGGACACCGCCCGCGGCCGGCTGACCTGGCTCGGCGCCGGGATCTTCACGCTCGGCCTGGTCACCACCGCGGTGCTCACCTTCACCGCCGGGTACGCGCTGCTCGGTGTCGCCGTCGCGCTGGCCGGGCTCGCGGTCGTCGCGGTGGCCGCACTGCTGCCGTCCCGCACCGCCCGCGGCCGCGCCCTGGTGGGACAGGTCCGGGGCCTGCTCGACTACCTGCACACCGCGAGGGCCGAGGACATCCCGCCCGCCGACCGCGAGCTGGTCTTTTCCCGCTCGCTGCCGTACGCGGTCGTCCTGGGCGACACCGAACGCTGGCTCGGCGCCTTCGCCGCGCTCAACCCGTCGGCCGACGGCTCGGCCGGGCTGTACTGGTACGGCGGCATGGAGGCCGAGCACGACCTGCGCCGCTTCGGCACGCACTTCCCGTCGTTCCTGATCGCGCTCGACGGCGTGCTCACCGCCGCCGCGGCCCGCTGA
- a CDS encoding DUF2207 family protein, translating into MLAGALLALALAAGPADQPPLPTVPQSAEIQLKVQRDGSLSVAEAISVPAGVTMDRRVALRVPAPHHRERVYGVRDVVLEGSGTANVDKDVFTVHLTPGTSIVRYTVDGAVAGDRVTWELAGGWNTELKFLRASFAAPKIPTAVDCLAGDLPCAAAQIDHAGLTRFTQQNLAAGRRMTATVELPAGTVPANEVLVPAKTLAGAFVLTAPVAWAWAAFGALLLAAAAWILLARRRSDGKAPPPGGGFHVKAGEFASPAGVLPGHVGLLLRGRPGPLDLAATVLDLAVRNYLWVSAEDGDRRLARRNPPDEHLTGFERAVYEAVVPDEPVTLAELRQRHIEVPRTELAADVVRRGWFATRRLRRAGVRIFCYGVFLTVLLALTVGYAQLGVILALAGVAAAGTSAALPARRRAGADVARRLRGVAEIRVEDLDEPQRELVFSRGLPYALALGELASWLAAFEGLEHPPPVYWHAGEISPDQAGSFAAAVAGTFAAARRGRLLDGVGRDTGSQQPVGTHATARPS; encoded by the coding sequence GTGCTCGCGGGCGCGCTGCTGGCCCTCGCGCTGGCCGCCGGCCCCGCCGACCAGCCGCCCCTGCCCACCGTGCCGCAGAGCGCCGAGATCCAGCTCAAGGTCCAGCGCGACGGCTCGCTGTCGGTCGCCGAAGCGATTTCCGTCCCCGCCGGCGTCACGATGGATCGCCGGGTCGCGCTGCGGGTCCCGGCGCCCCACCACCGCGAGCGCGTCTACGGCGTCCGCGACGTCGTCCTGGAAGGCAGCGGGACGGCGAACGTGGACAAGGACGTCTTCACCGTCCACCTCACGCCGGGGACCTCGATCGTCCGGTACACAGTGGACGGTGCGGTCGCCGGTGACCGGGTCACCTGGGAGCTGGCCGGCGGCTGGAACACCGAGCTGAAGTTCCTCCGCGCCTCCTTCGCCGCGCCGAAGATCCCCACCGCCGTCGACTGCCTCGCCGGCGACCTCCCGTGCGCGGCCGCGCAGATCGACCACGCCGGGCTGACCCGGTTCACCCAGCAGAACCTCGCCGCGGGCCGGCGGATGACGGCGACCGTCGAGCTGCCCGCGGGCACCGTCCCCGCCAACGAAGTCCTGGTCCCGGCGAAGACGCTCGCCGGCGCGTTCGTGCTCACCGCTCCGGTCGCCTGGGCCTGGGCGGCCTTCGGCGCCCTCCTCCTGGCCGCGGCCGCCTGGATCCTCCTCGCCCGCCGCCGCTCTGACGGGAAAGCTCCGCCCCCGGGTGGGGGCTTCCACGTGAAGGCGGGGGAGTTCGCGTCGCCCGCCGGGGTGCTGCCCGGCCACGTCGGCCTTCTCCTGCGCGGCCGGCCCGGGCCGCTCGACCTGGCCGCGACCGTGCTGGACCTCGCCGTCCGCAACTACCTCTGGGTCAGCGCCGAGGACGGCGACCGGCGGCTGGCCCGGCGCAACCCGCCCGACGAGCACCTGACCGGCTTCGAACGTGCGGTGTACGAGGCCGTCGTGCCGGACGAGCCGGTGACCCTCGCCGAACTGCGGCAGCGGCACATCGAAGTCCCCCGCACCGAACTGGCCGCCGACGTCGTCCGGCGCGGCTGGTTCGCGACGCGGCGCCTCCGCCGGGCCGGGGTCCGGATCTTCTGCTACGGCGTGTTCCTCACCGTCCTGCTGGCCCTGACCGTCGGCTACGCCCAGCTCGGCGTCATCCTCGCGCTGGCCGGGGTCGCCGCCGCCGGGACCTCGGCGGCCCTGCCCGCGCGCCGCCGGGCGGGCGCCGACGTCGCGCGCCGGCTTCGCGGCGTCGCCGAGATCCGGGTGGAGGACCTCGACGAGCCGCAGCGCGAGCTGGTCTTCTCCCGCGGCCTGCCGTACGCGCTCGCTCTGGGCGAACTGGCCTCGTGGTTGGCCGCGTTCGAAGGACTCGAGCACCCGCCGCCGGTCTACTGGCACGCCGGCGAAATCAGCCCTGACCAGGCCGGATCGTTCGCGGCGGCGGTGGCGGGCACGTTCGCCGCCGCGCGCCGCGGCCGGCTGCTCGACGGCGTCGGCCGGGACACCGGTTCCCAGCAGCCAGTCGGGACGCATGCGACCGCCCGGCCGTCGTAG